One Acidobacteriota bacterium genomic region harbors:
- a CDS encoding helix-turn-helix transcriptional regulator: MVPIEHLGKALAILREKTGKTQLQIGEAANVTPSMISKWERNKEKPTLESLWKTLSAMGCTWIDLEAALRFVRGDAFPLQSRYWKITIESEEYPGLVPAGSEVAEPAVDLSSLFPDARPVPPEKEEAFLAMMRILLRML, from the coding sequence ATGGTTCCAATCGAGCATCTGGGCAAGGCCCTGGCGATTCTGCGCGAGAAGACTGGAAAAACCCAGCTGCAGATCGGAGAGGCGGCGAATGTAACGCCGTCGATGATCTCGAAGTGGGAGCGCAACAAGGAAAAGCCCACCTTGGAGAGTCTTTGGAAGACCCTCTCCGCGATGGGCTGTACCTGGATCGACCTGGAGGCGGCTTTGCGCTTTGTCCGCGGGGATGCGTTCCCGCTGCAAAGCCGCTATTGGAAGATCACCATCGAGAGTGAGGAATATCCCGGCCTGGTGCCGGCGGGCAGCGAGGTCGCCGAGCCGGCGGTCGACCTGTCCTCTCTCTTCCCCGATGCGCGGCCCGTGCCGCCGGAGAAGGAAGAGGCTTTCCTCGCGATGATGCGTATCCTGCTGCGAATGCTCTGA
- a CDS encoding DUF4412 domain-containing protein, translated as MRRFSILLILTLGVLLGADAALAGVYYKAESVIEPDNGQSQRMDVEAWVDGEKAKIVFTESTNPMTPEGSYLLTTDGGQVLYLVNPEEKTYTEWDLAAMMQTLGAMMDSMGGMMTMEFSEPEVEKLLEEGGGSMLGMDTTHYRYRTTYTMKLKVMGIRRNNTTETVQDLWTTDEMDEAALGVWLRSTPPRTGNEDIDQLVEAELDKIQGFPLKTVTVSTTTGEKQKRSTTTRSTTEVTVLERRDVPAGSFEIPAGYEEREMMPQTEEEGESNPLKGLFGGG; from the coding sequence ATGCGTCGTTTCTCAATCCTCTTGATTCTCACCCTCGGCGTCCTGCTGGGCGCCGACGCCGCCCTCGCCGGCGTGTACTACAAGGCCGAGTCGGTCATCGAGCCGGACAATGGCCAGTCCCAGCGTATGGACGTCGAAGCCTGGGTGGACGGCGAGAAAGCGAAGATCGTGTTCACCGAAAGCACCAATCCCATGACCCCCGAGGGCAGCTATTTGCTGACCACCGACGGAGGGCAGGTCCTCTACCTGGTCAACCCGGAGGAGAAGACCTACACCGAATGGGATCTGGCCGCCATGATGCAAACCCTGGGCGCCATGATGGACTCCATGGGCGGCATGATGACCATGGAGTTTTCCGAGCCGGAGGTGGAGAAGCTCCTGGAGGAGGGTGGCGGCAGCATGCTAGGCATGGACACCACCCACTATCGCTACCGCACCACCTACACCATGAAGCTGAAGGTGATGGGCATCCGCCGCAACAACACGACGGAGACGGTGCAGGATCTGTGGACCACCGATGAGATGGACGAAGCCGCCCTCGGAGTTTGGCTGCGCTCGACCCCGCCGCGCACCGGCAACGAGGACATCGACCAGTTGGTGGAAGCGGAGCTCGACAAGATCCAGGGCTTCCCCCTCAAGACCGTCACCGTCAGCACCACCACCGGCGAAAAGCAAAAGCGCAGCACGACCACCCGTAGCACCACGGAGGTGACGGTGTTGGAGCGCCGCGACGTACCCGCCGGCTCGTTCGAGATTCCCGCGGGCTACGAAGAACGGGAGATGATGCCGCAAACCGAGGAGGAGGGCGAGAGCAATCCGCTCAAAGGCCTGTTCGGCGGCGGTTAA
- the rph gene encoding ribonuclease PH, whose translation MSSEKSFRRIHDRAHDALRPVSLTLDAMKYAEGSALIEIGETKVLVAASVETGVPPFRREAGGWLTAEYAMLPRATHTRSRREVKSGKPSGRSTEIQRLIGRSLRAAVDLDALPEVTVTVDCDVLQADGGTRTAAITGGYVATVQALGKLFLTGDLPKWPMIHQIAAISVGVVQGVPLLDLEYVEDQDAQVDMNIVAAADGTLVEVQGTGEGATFHRQELDQLLDLAMAGIGQLAAAQNEALSEVLQEVDLASRRGRRRTAPAKDESSLWGPPA comes from the coding sequence ATGAGTTCTGAAAAGTCCTTTCGCCGTATCCACGACCGTGCCCACGACGCTCTCCGCCCGGTGAGCCTGACCCTCGACGCCATGAAGTACGCCGAGGGCTCAGCGCTCATCGAGATCGGGGAGACCAAGGTCTTGGTGGCCGCCAGCGTCGAAACCGGCGTGCCGCCCTTCCGCCGCGAGGCGGGGGGCTGGCTGACCGCCGAATACGCCATGCTGCCCCGGGCTACCCACACCCGCTCCCGGCGGGAGGTGAAAAGCGGTAAGCCGTCCGGCCGCAGCACCGAAATCCAGCGCCTCATCGGCCGCAGCCTGCGGGCAGCAGTGGATCTGGACGCGCTGCCGGAAGTGACGGTGACGGTGGATTGCGACGTCCTCCAGGCCGACGGCGGGACCCGCACCGCCGCCATCACCGGCGGCTACGTCGCCACCGTCCAGGCTCTGGGCAAGCTCTTCCTCACCGGCGATCTCCCCAAGTGGCCGATGATCCACCAGATTGCCGCCATCTCGGTGGGGGTCGTCCAGGGCGTTCCCCTCCTCGACCTCGAGTACGTCGAGGATCAGGACGCCCAGGTCGACATGAATATCGTCGCCGCTGCCGACGGAACCCTCGTGGAGGTCCAAGGCACCGGCGAGGGGGCGACCTTCCACCGTCAGGAGCTGGACCAGCTTCTGGACCTCGCCATGGCGGGCATCGGGCAGCTGGCGGCGGCTCAGAACGAAGCCTTGAGCGAGGTCCTCCAAGAAGTGGACCTGGCCAGTCGCCGGGGCCGGCGGCGCACCGCGCCGGCCAAAGACGAAAGCTCTCTTTGGGGGCCGCCCGCCTGA
- the murI gene encoding glutamate racemase translates to MSVRQPETSRSERPACERPIGVFDSGVGGLTVVAALERRLPGEAILYLGDTARLPYGTKSEETVTRYTQRNLDFLAHRGVKAMVVACNTASALALPRLSPQLPTWGVVEPGARAAVEHSTSGRIGVIGTESTIRSDAYGQAIRRHRPEAQVSSSSCPLFVPLVEEGWLDDSVVEEVARRYTGSLREAGIDTLVLGCTHYPMLRPVLQRVMGPDVGLVDSAETTAEAVAVGLAERGLLAGDSAGSRDHGDPERHLCVTDASQPFARVADLILGAHHRPLELVEV, encoded by the coding sequence GTGAGCGTCCGTCAGCCTGAGACGAGCCGATCCGAAAGGCCCGCTTGCGAAAGGCCCATCGGCGTCTTCGACTCCGGGGTCGGAGGCCTCACCGTAGTAGCGGCCCTCGAGCGGCGGTTACCCGGGGAGGCGATTCTCTACCTCGGTGACACCGCCCGGCTGCCCTACGGCACCAAATCCGAGGAAACCGTCACCCGCTACACCCAGCGCAACCTCGACTTCCTCGCCCACCGCGGAGTCAAGGCGATGGTGGTGGCATGCAATACCGCTTCCGCGCTGGCGCTGCCACGGCTCAGTCCCCAGCTACCGACCTGGGGTGTTGTGGAGCCCGGCGCCCGAGCCGCCGTGGAGCACAGCACCAGCGGCCGCATCGGGGTCATCGGCACCGAGTCCACCATCCGCTCCGACGCCTACGGCCAGGCGATCCGTCGGCACCGGCCGGAGGCGCAGGTGAGCAGCAGTTCCTGCCCCCTCTTCGTGCCGCTGGTAGAAGAAGGTTGGCTCGACGACTCCGTGGTGGAAGAGGTCGCCCGGCGCTACACCGGGTCGTTGCGGGAGGCGGGGATCGACACCCTGGTGCTCGGCTGCACCCACTACCCCATGCTGCGGCCGGTGCTGCAGCGGGTGATGGGTCCGGATGTGGGTTTGGTGGACTCGGCGGAGACCACCGCAGAGGCGGTGGCCGTCGGTCTGGCGGAGCGGGGCTTGCTCGCTGGGGATAGCGCCGGGAGCCGAGACCATGGCGATCCGGAGCGCCATCTCTGCGTCACCGACGCCAGCCAACCCTTTGCCCGGGTGGCGGATCTGATCCTCGGCGCCCATCACCGGCCCCTGGAGTTAGTGGAAGTCTGA
- a CDS encoding GerMN domain-containing protein encodes MSQRQVLWAAGIAFLALAAALLVWSTRPGRSSDGAPETAADTPAGATTTVTLYFPNGNGRLGREQRELPQRTVAEQCRDIVLAVLGGPEDPDLIAPLPPEIELGGVLLGTGGVAYVELRQPGAERPFSYGSQQERLAIYSLVNSVALNHSLVSSVVLLWNGTQLESFGGHLNTTSPLRPDPTLVAIDP; translated from the coding sequence GTGAGCCAGCGCCAAGTGCTCTGGGCTGCCGGCATCGCCTTCCTCGCCCTTGCCGCCGCGCTGCTGGTGTGGAGCACCCGCCCAGGACGCTCCAGTGACGGGGCTCCCGAGACCGCCGCCGACACCCCCGCCGGAGCCACTACCACGGTTACCCTCTACTTCCCCAACGGCAACGGCCGCCTGGGCAGGGAGCAGCGCGAGCTCCCCCAGCGCACGGTGGCGGAGCAATGCCGGGACATCGTCCTGGCGGTGCTCGGGGGCCCCGAGGACCCGGATCTGATCGCCCCGCTCCCGCCGGAAATCGAGCTCGGCGGCGTGCTCTTGGGGACCGGCGGCGTCGCCTACGTAGAGCTCCGCCAGCCCGGCGCCGAGAGGCCGTTCTCCTACGGCTCGCAGCAGGAGCGACTGGCGATCTACAGCCTGGTCAACAGCGTCGCCCTCAACCACTCGTTGGTCTCGTCGGTGGTGTTGCTGTGGAACGGCACTCAGCTGGAGAGCTTCGGCGGTCACCTCAACACCACCTCTCCGCTGCGCCCCGACCCCACCCTGGTGGCCATCGATCCGTGA
- a CDS encoding N-acetylmuramoyl-L-alanine amidase — protein MRSLLVFLCLIPLLWATPKLVAAPQQTTEPPAPRIPTSEATASEGSSASDQEGSLGAVSRILLGGQSIPLSTRAGEGGPLFALRPFAGRLGARLEQGPYGESWELELGETLYVFGGESPAVVRGEDILELSQPPQIGLTGPMVPLDFLQLTFGDQLGLSFDWRPAVGMVVQRPVARELIVLPELVHLQGTTTLAIEFSDTPRYRIDERPGRIDIEILGDRLVNEWGTPRGDALVRNVRIEPQSIRIRLAQNTATRHYVLQRPFRLVFDVYPQQQARAEGNADRPPIRPRHREGIRTIVLDPGHGGGESGAVGASGTMEKDLTLSIARSLARRLEQRLPVRVVLTRNDDTFLSLESRTAVANQNKADLFVSLHVNSSYGASAHGAETYILSDEASDALAADAAAAENRSGGDGGDPLYDLQLILWDLSQSHYLSESLRFATLVQEELNSALELRDRGVKQAPFRVLMGASMPAALVELGFLSNPEEEKRLQEPGYQSQLVEALVRAFTRYKALVEQSGQADDDEEFP, from the coding sequence GTGCGCAGTTTGCTCGTCTTTCTCTGCCTGATTCCCCTCCTGTGGGCGACGCCAAAGCTGGTGGCTGCACCGCAGCAAACCACCGAGCCGCCGGCTCCCCGGATCCCAACCTCCGAAGCGACGGCTTCCGAGGGATCGTCCGCTTCTGACCAAGAGGGGAGCCTCGGCGCCGTCAGCCGCATCCTTCTCGGCGGCCAGAGCATCCCGCTCTCCACCCGCGCCGGCGAAGGGGGCCCCCTCTTCGCCCTTCGACCCTTTGCCGGACGCCTCGGGGCGCGCCTCGAACAAGGGCCCTACGGCGAGAGCTGGGAGCTGGAGCTGGGGGAGACTCTCTACGTCTTCGGCGGCGAGAGCCCCGCGGTAGTGCGCGGCGAGGACATCCTGGAGCTCTCCCAACCACCGCAGATCGGCCTCACCGGCCCCATGGTGCCGCTGGACTTTCTGCAGCTGACCTTCGGCGATCAGCTGGGACTGAGTTTCGACTGGCGCCCCGCCGTCGGCATGGTGGTGCAGCGACCGGTGGCCCGGGAGCTCATCGTGCTGCCGGAGCTAGTGCATCTCCAGGGCACCACGACCCTGGCCATTGAGTTCTCCGATACCCCGCGCTACCGCATTGACGAGCGGCCGGGCCGGATCGACATCGAAATCCTCGGCGACCGGCTGGTCAACGAGTGGGGCACTCCCCGGGGCGACGCCCTGGTGCGCAATGTGCGCATCGAGCCCCAATCCATCCGCATCCGCCTGGCCCAGAATACGGCCACCCGCCACTACGTTCTGCAGCGGCCGTTCCGGCTGGTCTTCGACGTCTATCCGCAGCAGCAGGCGCGGGCAGAGGGCAACGCCGACCGCCCCCCCATCCGGCCCCGGCACCGGGAGGGGATCCGCACCATCGTCCTCGATCCCGGTCACGGTGGCGGCGAAAGCGGCGCCGTCGGTGCCAGCGGCACGATGGAGAAGGATCTGACCCTTTCCATCGCCCGTTCCCTGGCCCGGCGGCTGGAGCAACGGCTGCCGGTGCGGGTGGTGCTGACCCGCAACGACGACACCTTCTTGTCGCTGGAGAGCCGCACCGCCGTCGCCAATCAGAACAAGGCGGATCTCTTCGTCTCGCTGCACGTCAACTCCTCCTACGGGGCCTCCGCCCACGGCGCCGAGACCTATATTCTGAGCGACGAGGCCTCCGACGCCCTGGCCGCCGATGCGGCGGCGGCGGAGAACCGCAGCGGCGGCGATGGCGGCGACCCGCTCTACGACCTCCAGCTGATCCTCTGGGACCTGAGCCAGAGCCACTACCTTTCGGAGAGCCTGCGCTTCGCCACCCTGGTCCAAGAAGAGCTCAACTCCGCCCTGGAGCTGCGAGACCGCGGGGTCAAGCAGGCGCCCTTCCGCGTCTTGATGGGGGCCTCCATGCCCGCCGCGCTGGTGGAGCTGGGCTTCCTCAGCAATCCGGAGGAGGAGAAGCGGCTGCAGGAGCCCGGGTACCAGAGCCAGCTGGTCGAAGCGTTGGTACGGGCCTTCACGCGCTACAAAGCGCTGGTGGAACAGAGCGGTCAGGCCGACGATGACGAGGAGTTCCCGTGA